Below is a window of Microbacterium saperdae DNA.
TCCAAGCAGGGTCAGGAACTGGCTCATGTACGAGACAGACCCCATGAGGGACGCGGCCGCGATGCCGAAGCATCCGATCAGCAGTGTCGCGCCGGCGAGGTACGCGCCGGCCGGGCCGAGGCCCTTCGACACGTAGGTGTAGAGCGAGCCGGCGGACGCGTGCTTGCGGGCGAACACCACGACGCAGTAGCCGACGCAGAGGATGACGATCGTCGCGAGACCGAACGCGTAGATGGTGCCGTTGCCGGCGCCGAGGAAGATCGCGGCGGCGGTGAAGGCGATCACGGCGCTGGGCGCGATGTTGGCGATCGCCTGGGCGGCCAGCTCGGGGCCGCTCATCACGCCGCGACGCAGGCCGGCGTCGGTCGGCGTGCCGGGTGGTTGCTGCGGGGCTGTCGTGGTCAAGGGGTGCTCCTTCGCATCGGGTCTTGTCGGAGTGGGGGAGTGCGGGGTAAGGGAGGGGACGGAGTGCGGGTCAGGGGATGAGGAGGGTGCGCAGCGCCTGGCCGGATTCCAGCTCGGCGAACGCCTCGGCGGCCTCTGCGAGCGGGCGACGGGAGGAGATCAGCGGATCGAGGATCAGCTGGCCGTCCATGTACCGGTCGACGAGTGCCGGGATGTCGATGGCCGGGCGCACCGAGCCGTAGTTCGAGCCGAGGATGCGCTGGTCGGCCTCTGCCAGCACCAGGGGCTCGAACGACGCGCGCGCGCCGGTCGGCGGGAGGCCGACGATCACGGCGGCACCACCGAGACCGAGCATCTCGATGGACTGCTCGGTGGTCACGGTGCGGCCGATCGCGTCGAACGCGTAGTCGACACCGTCGGGGAGGAGTGCGCGCAGCTGCGCGACCGCGTCGCCGTCGGGGGCGACGATCTGGTCGGTGGCGCCGAACTGCGCCGCCAGGCGGGTCTTGTCCTCGCGCACGTCGATCGCGATGATCCGCTCAGCGCCCGCGAGGCGTGCGCCCTGGATGACGTTCAGGCCGACGCCGCCGCATCCGATCACGGCGACGAGCGCGCCCGGTTCGACGCCGGCAGTGTTCATGACGGCGCCGACACCCGTCGCGACCGCGCATCCGACGACGGCGATGACGTCGAGCGGAGCATCGTCGCGCACCTTGATGGCACCGGATGCGGGCACCACGACTTCCTCTGCGAACGAGGAGACGCCGAGGTAGTGGTGGATCGTCTCGCCGTCCTTGCTCAGGCGCGAGGTGCCGTCGAAGAGCACGCCGTGCGGGGCGACGACCGTGGCCACCTTCTGGCAGCGGGCTTCGTGACCGGAACGGCAGTACCGGCACTCGCCGCACGGCGGCACCCAACTGAGCACCACGTGGTCGCCCACGGCGAGCGAGGTCACGCCCTCGCCGAGTTCGACGACCACACCGGAGCCTTCATGGCCCATGACCATCGGTGCTGCTGCCGTCCACTCGCCGCGCTTGACGTGCAGGTCGGAGTGGCAGACGCCCGCGGCGGCGATCTTCACGCGCACCTCACCGGCAGACGGCGGTGCGAGCTGCACCTCGGTGTGCTCGATCGGACTGTCGGTGTCGCGGAATACGATGGCCCGCATGTGGCCCCCTTCGTTCGTTTAGGTCGGGCCCCATCGTAGGAACGCACCGGCCTTCCTGTCATTCATCCAAATGATGAGTAGCGGCGCTCGATATCGACATTCTTTATACTTCGAGGCATGACGCGAGATCTGGCATCGATCGCTCGACTGCTCGGCGCGACCCTGCTCGACGGTGGTTCGTTGGGCGCACGCGCTCCCGTGTCGAGCGTCGTCCCGCTCGCGGACTTCGCCGTCGTGCCGCATCCGCAGTTCGCGACCCTCGTCGTCGGCGGGCCGGCGGAGGTCGCCTCCGCCCTCGCCGGCGAGGAGCGCGGCGCTCCGCTGCGGCTCGCCGTCGTGGTGGTCACCGGCATGCTGGATCCCGTGCCCGACGGAGTCACCGCGATCGTCGGGCCCGCGATGGATCCGGCTGTCGTGCTGCCCACTCTGCAGGCGCTGCTCGCCACCGATGCGGCGGCGGAGGATCGCGCCGTGCTCGCCGCCACCAAGGTGCTGGCGCTGGCGGCGCGCCGCAGCGGAGTGGCCGGCGTGGTCGCCGAACTCGCCCGGCGCCTCGACGGATGGGCGGTGCTGCTCGATCGCGACGCGCAGCCGATCGCCTCCGCCGGGGCGGGAGCCCTGCATGTGGGGGACGCCGTGGCGGTGGCGTTCAATCGTCCGGTCCGCGTGCGCAGCCGCGCGCTGCAGGTGCACCCGGTCGGCACGGATGAGGACATGTCGGCGTTCCTGGTCGTGACCGCGCGCAGCGGATCCACGAGCCGGGCGCGCGACCTGAGCTCGCAGGCCGCTGCGCTGCTCGATCTGCTCCTGCGAACCCACGACGGCAGCCGTACCGAACGGCTCGGTCGGGCCACGATGATGCGCGTGCTCGAAGAAGGTGGACCCGCCGCACTCGCCTTGGCGAAGGACTGGGGTGTGCGCGACCGCACGCTGGCCGCTTTCGCGCTCTCCGCTCGGTCCGCCGACGTGGATGCCGAGCGGGCGGTCATCCACTGGCTCGAAGATCTCGGGGCGCCGCATCTGCTCTCCGCCTCGCACGGCATCGTGACCGGCTTCGCGCGCGAGGAGCACATCGAGGAGATCGCGCGGCGCGCGGCGGCGTTCACCGTGCCGCTGCACCTCGGGCTCGGCTCGCCGGCCCCGATCGACGCGCTCGCCGGCTCTGTGGAGGAGTCGCGTCGCGCCCACGAGGTCGCCGTGGCCGAGGGGCGCGGGGTGGTGCGCTACCGCGGCATGCCGACCATCGACCTCGTCCTCGACCGGCTGTCGCCACCGGATGCGCGCCGGCTGGCGTCGGTGCTGGAACCCCTCCGGGAGGACGACCTCCTCGACACGCTGCGGGGGTTCCTGGCCGAGAACGGTGCCTGGGGCGCGGCGGCCGCGCGACTCGGGGTGCACCGGCAGACGCTGGCCGCCCGTGTGCGCCGGATCGAGCAGCTCACCGGACTCTCGATGTCGAGCCCCGACGACAGGGCGGCCGCCTGGATCGCGTTGCGGGCGCAGGCGTAGGCGAGCCTCCGAACGGCGAAATATCTGCGGAGTGAGACCTCCGTGCGGATAGATTGAATGCATGTTCAGTCAAAACGAATCCCCGTCCATCTCGCGGCGCGCCGTCATCACCTCCGCCGCGTGGGCGGTGCCGGTCGTGGCGGTGGCGGTGGCGACGCCTCTCGCGGCGGCGAGCAGAGGTGCCGACCAGTTCGCGCTGGCGCTGCAGTCGGCGTCGATCACGCTCCCGCCGAACAACATCTTCCCCGGATTCGCGTACCTCACCGTGACGAACACGTCGCCGTCGGCGCTCACGGCGGTCACGCTGAGTGTCTCGGGGATGGCGCCCGGCGCTTTCAGTGTCGGCGTCGGTGGCGGTGGGCCGTGGCGGATCATCTCGGGTGACGCCTCGACGCTCGTCGTCGGATGGACCGGGAGCATCGCCGAGGGGCAGAGCACTCCGACTCTCACCCTGACGGTCAACTACCTCGGCAGCACGCCGCCGCCCGTGATCGGCGTTCTGACGATCACGCCGGTCGGAGCCTCCGGCGTCTCGTCCGCCACGCTCACGGCGACCACAACGTGACCCCTTGCGGGCCTCGTCCAGGGTGACGAGGCCCGCAACGGGGTGTTCCGCGATGGGAGATCGGTGTGCTCGGGTGCGCACCGACCGTCGCGGGGAACAGGCACCCCTCTCGATTTCTCCGGCTCCCCAGCCGGATTCTCAAGGGGTGCTGCCACCAAGGTGTGGCGCCTCTGTTCCTTGCTTCTCGGTTCAGCGCCCCAGACGCTTCCCCTGTGTAGCCCCAGCTACGTTGATCGAGACTAGCGCGAAAACCCGTGTCCCCCAAATGGGGGACACGGGTTTTTGCTGAGAGTTTCCTGAGGGTCGCCGTCCCTCGGCCGGGGCGGGGTTGCTGCCTGGATGACGGTGCGCGCGGTGGTGACATCCGTTGCCCCTGGGGTGTCTCGACGGTAGGCGGATTCGCCGGCGTAGGCCGCTTCGCGGTGAGGTCTCCTACCGCGGCGCATTCGCCTTCCTGCGGGGCGATCGTTGCGTGGGGTCCATAGTTGCACTTTTGCAACTAATAGGCGTATAGTTGACTCTTATCAACTTTCTACGCAGGAGCTCTTCCCCGTGACAACACCCTCTTCCTCCTCGGTCTCCGAGGCGACGCGATCGCCTCGTGAGGTCTTCACCGCGATCTCCGGACTCGTCGTCGGCATGTTCGTCGCCGTGCTCTCCGGCACCGTGGTCTCGACCTCGATGCCGGTCATCATCGCCGACCTCGGCGGCACCCAGTCCCAGTACACCTGGGTCATCACGGCGAGCCTGCTGGCGACCGCCGTCTCCACGCCCATCTGGGGCAAGCTCGCCGACCTGGTCGACCGCAAGATCCTGGTGCAGCTCTCGCTCATCATCTTCACGGTCGGCACCGTCATCGCCGGCTTCTCGACCGACACGAACATGCTGATCGCCGTGCGCGTCGTGCAGGGCATCGGCGTCGGTGGCCTGATGTCGCTCGTGATGATCGCCGTGGCCCTCATCATCTCCCCGCGTGAGCGCGGCAAGTACATGGGCGTGGTCGGCGGCATCATGGCGCTCGGCACCATCGGCGGCCCGCTGCTCGGCGGCCTGCTCACCGATGTGTGGGGCTGGCGCTCCAACTTCTTCGTCGGCGTGCCGTTCGCGATCCTCGCCATCGTGCTGCTGCAGTTCACGCTGCACCTGCCGAAGCCCCAGCGCGACACCAAGGTGTCGATCGACTACTTCGGCATCGTGCTGCTCGCCGTCGGTGTGTCGACTCTCCTCATCTGGGTCTCGATGGGCGGCAGCCAGTTCGACTGGGACTCCTCGACGAGCATCATGCTCGCCGTGACCGCGGGTGTCGCGATCGCAGGCTTCATCACGGTCGAGTTCTTCGTCAAGGAACCGATCGTCCCGATGTCGCTGTTCCGCAACCGCACCTTCACGCTGTCGGTCATCGCCTCGATCGCCATCGGCGTCTCGATGTTCGCCACCTCGGTGTTCCTGGCGCAGTACTTCCAGCTCGCCCGTGGCGCCACGCCCACCGAGTCGGGCCTCATGACGATCCCGATGATCATCGGCCAGATGGGCGCGTCGATCATCATCGGCCAGCTCGTCAGCCGCTTCGGAAAGTGGAAGGGCTGGATGCTCACGGGCGCCGCGCTGACCACGATCGGCGTCAGCCTGATGTCGACGCTGCGCTACGACACCCCGTTCCCGCTGGTGGCCGTCTACATGTTCGTCCTGGGTGCGGGTCTCGGCATGGTCATGCAGAACCTGACGCTCATCGTGCAGAACGACACGCCCCCGCGCCAGCTCGGTGCGGCCTCCTCGAACGTGAACTTCTTCCGTACGATCGCCGGCACCATCGGCGTCACGGTCATGGGCGCCATGCTCTCGACGAGCGTCGCCACCTACATGACCGACGCCCTCAAGGGCTTCACGCCGACCACGCAGGATGAGGTCGACGCGCTGCAGCACCTCGCCTCGGGTGACGTGCCGAAGGTCACGCAGCTTCCCGACACGATCCGCGCGATCGTCGAGGGGGCATACGGTCACGGCATCGCCGACGCCTTCATCATCGCGATCCCGCTCGCGGTGATCTCGATCATCGCGATCGCGTTCATCAGGAACAAGCCGCTGTCGACCAAGAACGCCGCGGAGCAGCTGCGCGAGCAGGCCGAGGAGTCGGTGATCGAGGTCGCCGAAGCCGAGGTCGGTGCGTCGCTGGCCACCGGGTCCATCCGGATCGCCGGCACCGAGTCCACGACGCCGTCCACCGGATCGGTGACGGTGCTCGAGCGCGAGGACCGGGAGCCGGGGCGCTGACATGGTCACCTCGGAAGCGGCGATGTCTTCGGACGTCGACACTGCCCTCAGCGACCTGCAGACCCATCTGAACCTGATCTTCGCGAGGACGCGGACTCTGTGGAAGGAGTCCGCGGCCCGCATCGATCCGGAACTGCAGGTCGGTGGCTACAAGCTGCTGACGTTCATCGAACGGGCCGACACGGCGAATGCGCACGAGCTCGCGGAACGGTTCGAGATGGACAAGTCCGTCATCAGCCGTCAGGTGCGGATGCTGGAGGAGCTGGGTCTGCTCGAATCGCGTCCGGACGAGCGCGACGGCCGTCAGCGGGTGCTGACGGCGACGCCCTCGGCCCGCGCCGCCCTCAGCGAGCTGCGCCGCGACCACGCCACACGCCTGCGGACCGTCGTGGCAGGGTTGACGCAGGACGAGATCAATGCGGCGTCCAAGGTCTTCCGGCTGCTGTCCGAGGTCTGATCGAAGCCCCCGCCGTCGCTCTGACGGCGGGGGCTTCGCCGTAAGCTGGCGATCATGAGCGCCTCGTCCGACGACCCCGCCCGACCCGCAGCGCCGGACGCCGTCGAGAACCCCGATCTCGATCAGGCGGTCTCCCGCGTCGAGCACGAGCTCGGGCGTCTCTTCGCCCGGATCCGGGTGAGCTGGCGAGAGGCGGCGGCGACCGTGCATCCGGATCTGCAGCCGCTGGGGTACCAGGTCCTGACATCGATCGCGACGGGCAAGGCGACCTCGGCCGGGGCCATCATCGAGCGCCTGCAGACCGACAAGTCCGCCGTCAGCCGGCATGTGCGTCAGCTCGAACAGCTGGGTCTGGTCGAGAGCGTGCGTGACCCGGAAGACCGCCGGGCCCGCGTCCTGGTCGCGACCGAACTCGCACAGGAGCGGGTGGCCCTCGCCCGCTCGCGCTACGAGGCCCGCCTCGGCGAACGACTGCGGCGCTGGTCCGCCGAGGACCTCGATCACTTCGCCGAACTGCTCGCCGCCTTCGGCGACTGAGCGTCGGCAGCACGACGGGACGGAACCGTGGACGACCGCATCGGATTCATCGGCCTCGGCGTCATGGGGCAGCCCATGGCCCTCAACCTCGCGCGCGCGGGCATCTCGCTGCTGGTGTGGAATCGCACGGATGGACGCGCGGAGCCGCTGCGCGCCGCCGGGGCAGAGGTGGCTGCAGACGTCGACGAGGTGTTCCGACGGACCTCGACAGTCTTCCTGATGCTCGTCGACGAACAGGTCACCGATGAAGTGCTCGGTCGTGGGACGACCGCCTTCGCCGAGAGGGTCGGATGGCACCTGATCGTCTCCACCGGCTCGACCTCGCCGGAGTACTCGCGTGGCCTCGCGTCCGATATCCGCGCCGCAGGAGGGCGATTCGTCGAGTCGCCCGTGTCCGGGTCGCGGATCCCGGCGGAGGCGGGCCAGCTCGTCGCGCTCGTCGGTGGCGACGCAGATGACGTCAGCGAGATCGCACCGCTGCTCGAGCCCCTGACGAAGACTGTCATCCACTGCGGTCCGGTCGGTCACGGGCTGCTCATGAAGCTCGCCGTGAACCACTATCTCGTCATCAGCATCGCCGGCCTCGCGGAGGCCGTGCATTTCGCCGATGGGCACGGCCTCGATCTCGACGTGCTGAGCACGGCGCTGAACTCCGGTCAGCTCGCCAGCGACATCACTCGCGCCAAGCTGCCCAAGCTCGCCGCGCGCGAGTTCAGCGTGCAGGCGGCCACCGCGGACGGCCTGGCGAACGCACGTCTCGTCTCGAGGTCCGCGCAGGCTCGGGGTGTCGCGAGCCCGCTGCTCGACGTCTCCGAAGAGCTGTATCGCGAGGCTGTCGCCCTCGGCAACGCGCGCATCGACATGAGCTCGGTGATCGACGCCATCGCGGCGAGGGACTCTGCGGGGCACGCGGGATCGTGACGTCCGAACGTCGCGCAGAGATGCGCGACGTTCGGACGACGGCGGCGCGCGCCCGCGCGATCACCCCTCCGTCGGGTTCGGTGCGGTCAGGTCGGTGTCGTCGCTCTGCTCGGGGCCACGCTCCGGCTTGCGGCGGCGCAGAAGCGCCAGTCCGCCGCCGACGACACCGGCCGTGATTCCCAGGCCGGCCAGAAGCGGGCTGAAGACTCCGCCGGTGTTCGCGAGCGGGTCCGACCCTGATCCGGAGCCGGACGAGTTCCCTCCGCTGGCGGGAGGCCCGGCCTTGCCCACCACAGTGATCGGCGTGGACGTGGTCTCTCCCCACGCGTCGATCGCGACGATCTCGTGCGGGCCGGTCTCGACCTGGGGCACCCGGAAGGTGAGCCGCGCCGCGCCTTCCGCATCGGAACGTACGACGCCCAGCACCTGCGGTGTCGAGTGGAGCTCCACGGTGACGTCGCTGGACGGCTCGAATCCGGTGAGGGAGAGGGTGACGGTGTCGCCGACGCGCACCGTGCTCGTGCTGAGGCTGAGCGCCGCGGCTCCGGGGGTGGGCGAGTCGGCGGGGCCGAGGTCGCGCATCGGCTTGCCCGTGCGCGGATCGGCCGGACGCACGGTGCGGCGCTCCCCGTCGACGACGACCACGATCGGTTCGCTGTGGGGTGCCTTGTCGGCGACCACGTCGTAGGTGGCGACCTTGCCGTCTCGCCAGGTGGCGCTCACGCGGTAGCCGCCCCGGGCGCGCAGACCCGTGAAGGAACCCGATGCGGCCCAGTCCGCCGGCAGCGCGGGCAGGAGTCGGATCACCCCGCCATGGCTCTGCAGCAGCATCTCGATGATGCCTCCGACGATGCCGAAGTTGCCGTCGAGCTGGAACGGCGGGTGGTCCGCCCACAGGTTCTGCAACGTGTTGAACGTCAGGAGACCGCGCACCATGGTCCGCGCACGCTCCGCCTCGCCCAGCCGGGCGAACAGGGCGGTGCGCCACGGCCAGGTCCACGACCGGCGGCTGTCTCCGGACACGGTCGCCGCGGTGAAGGGCACGCCCTCCTTCTCGCCGCAGCGCGCTTTGAGCGACACGAGGGCCGCGGCGGCGAGCTCCGGCGTCTCGGGGGTGATCTGGCGACCCGGGTACACGGCGAACAGATGCGAGGTGTGGCGGTGCAGGTCGTTCGGGTCGTCGCGGTCGGCCTGCCACTCCTGCAGCTGACCCCACTGCCCGATCTTGTTCCCGGCCAGTCGGCCCCACATGTCGGCGACCTTCGTCCGGTACTCGTCATCGATATCGAGCGCGGTCGCGACCTCGATGTAGTTGCGGAACAGATCCCAGATGATCTGCTGGTCGTGCATGACGCCGTCCTCGCGAGGACCGTGCTCGGGTGACCAGCCGTTCGGTGCGACGAGCGTGCCGTCGGGAAGCTCCTTGAGCTCGTCCTCCCAGAACTCGCAGATCTCCTTGATCAGCGGATAGGCGAGGTCGCGCAGGTACTTCTCGTCCTGCGTGAACGCCCAGTGCTCGTAGAGGTGCTGCGCGTACCAGGCGCTCGCGATGGTGTTCCACTCCCAGCCGTTGCCGCCGAAGATGCTCTGCGAGGTGCGGGCGGTCCACCCGCGCTTGTCCGCCCCGAAGGCCTTCTGCGTCGCGACGCGGCTCGGCACGGCGACCTGCTGGATGAAGGCCGCGAGCGCCTCGTGCGACTCCGACAGGTCGGAGGTCTCGGCACCCCAGTAGTTCATCTGGACGTTGATGTTGGTGTGGTAATCGCTGGCCCATGCCGGCGAATTGCTCGCGTTCCAGAGCCCCTGCAGGTTGGCGGGGAGGCCACCCGGCTTCGAGGAGCTGAGCAGCAGATAGCGCCCGTAGGCGTACATGGTCTGCTCCAACGTGGGGTCGGCCTCGCCAGCGGCGTAGCGC
It encodes the following:
- a CDS encoding glycosyl hydrolase family 95 catalytic domain-containing protein, with amino-acid sequence MLKEPISRRGALQLGGLAAAAAFAPQFLSARPAAASAIPATFRPQVAAAGAIARPELSAHALWYGTPAVSWEQQSLPIGNARLGANLFGNPDREIVHFSEQSFWGGMNDWDGDFDTSVTGFGSFRDFGDLSMSFSATNTVTAPGGPYNNSGSETVAQTYDGSADSKWCIDGPPAEVIWQAQLAEPSVVSGYSLTSANDVPARDPQDWRFEGSTDGSDWVTLDERSEAPFATRKLAKDYSFANAAAFAFYRFVFLPKMGVSHFQVAEIALSGVVLAGSGTVFASSPSGHADSLLGSVDADPATVWEVADAGSGAIWQLETDSKRALDGYVLTPSAGAGADPSAWTVSGSNDALTWKTLDSRTGESFAERGPREFAFANTTAYAVYRLTIVAPRAFRIAGIIFTGKGFSTASRRTVVDYRRALDIAVGVHTTHFATPNGTVLREAFASREADLIVVRLTADREKSLTALLTLSTHQDDGPQTVADAGAGRLSFSGRMANALEYAAAAKIIDTDGTITAEQNGLRVEGASRLTLLLDARTDYRMSAADGWRGEAPGPKIERALAAASGRSWDDLRAKHVAHVGGLMQRAAVEWGQSDGAVLALPTDRRLTRYAAGEADPTLEQTMYAYGRYLLLSSSKPGGLPANLQGLWNASNSPAWASDYHTNINVQMNYWGAETSDLSESHEALAAFIQQVAVPSRVATQKAFGADKRGWTARTSQSIFGGNGWEWNTIASAWYAQHLYEHWAFTQDEKYLRDLAYPLIKEICEFWEDELKELPDGTLVAPNGWSPEHGPREDGVMHDQQIIWDLFRNYIEVATALDIDDEYRTKVADMWGRLAGNKIGQWGQLQEWQADRDDPNDLHRHTSHLFAVYPGRQITPETPELAAAALVSLKARCGEKEGVPFTAATVSGDSRRSWTWPWRTALFARLGEAERARTMVRGLLTFNTLQNLWADHPPFQLDGNFGIVGGIIEMLLQSHGGVIRLLPALPADWAASGSFTGLRARGGYRVSATWRDGKVATYDVVADKAPHSEPIVVVVDGERRTVRPADPRTGKPMRDLGPADSPTPGAAALSLSTSTVRVGDTVTLSLTGFEPSSDVTVELHSTPQVLGVVRSDAEGAARLTFRVPQVETGPHEIVAIDAWGETTSTPITVVGKAGPPASGGNSSGSGSGSDPLANTGGVFSPLLAGLGITAGVVGGGLALLRRRKPERGPEQSDDTDLTAPNPTEG
- a CDS encoding NAD(P)-dependent oxidoreductase — translated: MDDRIGFIGLGVMGQPMALNLARAGISLLVWNRTDGRAEPLRAAGAEVAADVDEVFRRTSTVFLMLVDEQVTDEVLGRGTTAFAERVGWHLIVSTGSTSPEYSRGLASDIRAAGGRFVESPVSGSRIPAEAGQLVALVGGDADDVSEIAPLLEPLTKTVIHCGPVGHGLLMKLAVNHYLVISIAGLAEAVHFADGHGLDLDVLSTALNSGQLASDITRAKLPKLAAREFSVQAATADGLANARLVSRSAQARGVASPLLDVSEELYREAVALGNARIDMSSVIDAIAARDSAGHAGS
- a CDS encoding PucR family transcriptional regulator; protein product: MTRDLASIARLLGATLLDGGSLGARAPVSSVVPLADFAVVPHPQFATLVVGGPAEVASALAGEERGAPLRLAVVVVTGMLDPVPDGVTAIVGPAMDPAVVLPTLQALLATDAAAEDRAVLAATKVLALAARRSGVAGVVAELARRLDGWAVLLDRDAQPIASAGAGALHVGDAVAVAFNRPVRVRSRALQVHPVGTDEDMSAFLVVTARSGSTSRARDLSSQAAALLDLLLRTHDGSRTERLGRATMMRVLEEGGPAALALAKDWGVRDRTLAAFALSARSADVDAERAVIHWLEDLGAPHLLSASHGIVTGFAREEHIEEIARRAAAFTVPLHLGLGSPAPIDALAGSVEESRRAHEVAVAEGRGVVRYRGMPTIDLVLDRLSPPDARRLASVLEPLREDDLLDTLRGFLAENGAWGAAAARLGVHRQTLAARVRRIEQLTGLSMSSPDDRAAAWIALRAQA
- a CDS encoding alcohol dehydrogenase catalytic domain-containing protein, yielding MRAIVFRDTDSPIEHTEVQLAPPSAGEVRVKIAAAGVCHSDLHVKRGEWTAAAPMVMGHEGSGVVVELGEGVTSLAVGDHVVLSWVPPCGECRYCRSGHEARCQKVATVVAPHGVLFDGTSRLSKDGETIHHYLGVSSFAEEVVVPASGAIKVRDDAPLDVIAVVGCAVATGVGAVMNTAGVEPGALVAVIGCGGVGLNVIQGARLAGAERIIAIDVREDKTRLAAQFGATDQIVAPDGDAVAQLRALLPDGVDYAFDAIGRTVTTEQSIEMLGLGGAAVIVGLPPTGARASFEPLVLAEADQRILGSNYGSVRPAIDIPALVDRYMDGQLILDPLISSRRPLAEAAEAFAELESGQALRTLLIP
- a CDS encoding MarR family winged helix-turn-helix transcriptional regulator, with protein sequence MSASSDDPARPAAPDAVENPDLDQAVSRVEHELGRLFARIRVSWREAAATVHPDLQPLGYQVLTSIATGKATSAGAIIERLQTDKSAVSRHVRQLEQLGLVESVRDPEDRRARVLVATELAQERVALARSRYEARLGERLRRWSAEDLDHFAELLAAFGD
- a CDS encoding DHA2 family efflux MFS transporter permease subunit — translated: MFVAVLSGTVVSTSMPVIIADLGGTQSQYTWVITASLLATAVSTPIWGKLADLVDRKILVQLSLIIFTVGTVIAGFSTDTNMLIAVRVVQGIGVGGLMSLVMIAVALIISPRERGKYMGVVGGIMALGTIGGPLLGGLLTDVWGWRSNFFVGVPFAILAIVLLQFTLHLPKPQRDTKVSIDYFGIVLLAVGVSTLLIWVSMGGSQFDWDSSTSIMLAVTAGVAIAGFITVEFFVKEPIVPMSLFRNRTFTLSVIASIAIGVSMFATSVFLAQYFQLARGATPTESGLMTIPMIIGQMGASIIIGQLVSRFGKWKGWMLTGAALTTIGVSLMSTLRYDTPFPLVAVYMFVLGAGLGMVMQNLTLIVQNDTPPRQLGAASSNVNFFRTIAGTIGVTVMGAMLSTSVATYMTDALKGFTPTTQDEVDALQHLASGDVPKVTQLPDTIRAIVEGAYGHGIADAFIIAIPLAVISIIAIAFIRNKPLSTKNAAEQLREQAEESVIEVAEAEVGASLATGSIRIAGTESTTPSTGSVTVLEREDREPGR
- a CDS encoding MarR family winged helix-turn-helix transcriptional regulator — encoded protein: MSSDVDTALSDLQTHLNLIFARTRTLWKESAARIDPELQVGGYKLLTFIERADTANAHELAERFEMDKSVISRQVRMLEELGLLESRPDERDGRQRVLTATPSARAALSELRRDHATRLRTVVAGLTQDEINAASKVFRLLSEV